In Rhodoferax koreense, a genomic segment contains:
- a CDS encoding 3',5'-cyclic-nucleotide phosphodiesterase, with amino-acid sequence MKVRVLGCSGAIAKDCRTTSFLLDADMLIDAGTGVGDLTLEEMRDIDHVFLTHSHLDHVAALPLMVDAIAAQRQTPLQIYALAGTIAALKQHIFNNVIWPDFSVIPTPAAPFIRFNEIACGEILDINGKSVEALPAVHTVPALGYAVSGGGPCWVFTGDTERNAAFWSRFNQLDVAMLVIETAFSNREKELAHRSLHLSPGVLADELEGIADGKSFPIYITHTKPSETELIMAEIAEFDVTRPAELLATRDIRWLNAGQIFIV; translated from the coding sequence ATGAAAGTGCGCGTGTTGGGGTGTTCCGGCGCCATCGCCAAGGATTGCCGCACCACCTCGTTCCTGCTGGACGCCGACATGCTGATCGACGCAGGCACCGGGGTGGGGGATCTCACGCTGGAAGAAATGCGCGACATCGACCACGTCTTTCTTACCCATTCCCACCTCGACCACGTCGCCGCACTCCCGCTGATGGTGGACGCCATCGCCGCGCAGCGCCAGACCCCCCTGCAGATCTATGCCCTCGCCGGCACGATCGCCGCGCTCAAGCAACACATCTTCAACAACGTGATCTGGCCGGATTTCAGCGTCATTCCCACGCCCGCCGCGCCCTTCATTCGTTTCAATGAAATCGCGTGCGGGGAGATCCTTGACATCAACGGCAAAAGCGTTGAAGCCTTGCCGGCGGTGCACACCGTGCCGGCGCTCGGCTACGCCGTCTCGGGCGGCGGCCCGTGCTGGGTCTTCACCGGCGACACCGAACGCAACGCGGCGTTCTGGAGCCGCTTCAACCAGCTCGATGTGGCCATGCTCGTGATCGAAACCGCCTTCAGCAACCGCGAAAAAGAGCTTGCCCACCGCAGCTTGCATCTTTCACCCGGCGTCCTGGCCGACGAACTCGAGGGCATCGCCGACGGCAAATCCTTCCCGATCTACATCACGCACACCAAGCCGTCGGAAACCGAACTCATCATGGCCGAGATCGCTGAATTCGATGTGACGCGGCCCGCAGAACTCCTGGCCACGCGTGACATTCGGTGGCTGAATGCCGGGCAGATTTTTATCGTGTGA
- the moaC gene encoding cyclic pyranopterin monophosphate synthase MoaC, with protein sequence MSSLTHFDAQGQAHMVDVAGKAHTHRVATATGRIDMRPETLALIQSGTAKKGDVLGIARIAGIQAAKKTSDLIPLCHPLALTRVALDFAIEESAAVPSVVCTATVETVGPTGVEMEALTAVQIALLTIYDMCKAVDRGMTITGVRVTEKHGGKSGSFMA encoded by the coding sequence ATGAGCTCCCTGACGCATTTTGACGCCCAAGGCCAGGCCCACATGGTCGACGTGGCCGGCAAAGCCCATACCCACCGCGTGGCCACCGCCACCGGCCGCATCGACATGCGTCCCGAAACCTTGGCGCTGATCCAGAGCGGCACGGCCAAAAAGGGCGACGTGCTGGGCATCGCGCGCATCGCCGGCATCCAGGCTGCGAAGAAAACGAGTGACCTGATTCCGCTGTGCCATCCGCTGGCGCTGACGCGGGTGGCTTTGGATTTTGCGATCGAGGAAAGCGCGGCCGTGCCATCCGTCGTCTGTACGGCCACGGTGGAAACCGTCGGCCCGACCGGGGTGGAGATGGAGGCGCTCACGGCGGTGCAGATCGCCTTGCTGACCATCTACGACATGTGCAAGGCCGTGGACCGCGGGATGACGATCACCGGCGTGCGCGTCACCGAGAAGCACGGCGGCAAATCGGGAAGTTTTATGGCCTAG
- a CDS encoding PglL family O-oligosaccharyltransferase translates to MLPWLVAVLASSGLLLVRFASLFATSKGDGGAYSRPSEYAAQAWLIAGLLSSLIALIQYAGASAAFAPWINYTEAGEAFANLRQRNQFATLTNIALAALLWWTVQPRPLARQADAYGAALLMAVVLALGNAASSSRTGLLQLVMLIALVAWWGGWRLAAVRRLLLVFCGAYAAALWVLPWAIGLDPLSHGAWARMQAGDAICSSRITLWRNVLHLISLRPWFGWGWGELDYAHFVTPYDGPRFCDILDNAHNLPLHLAVELGIPVAVTVCGLLTWLVLRARPWQETDPTRQLAWAVLALIGLHSLLEYPLWYGPFQMAVGLCIVLLWPRSAEPASEKKRRLMQWSCALIASILLAACAYTGWDYRRISQIYLPPESRAEAYRGDTLAKIRDSWLFSEQVKFAELTITPLTPQNAEHMHALAEDLLHFSPEPRVVEKLIESALLLQRYDEARINLARFRAAFPDAHDRWAATHPLPF, encoded by the coding sequence TTGCTGCCTTGGCTCGTCGCAGTACTCGCCTCGAGCGGACTTTTATTGGTACGTTTCGCGTCGCTTTTTGCCACGAGCAAAGGCGATGGTGGCGCATATTCCCGTCCGTCTGAATATGCCGCCCAAGCCTGGCTCATCGCCGGCCTCCTCAGCAGCCTCATCGCCCTCATCCAATACGCCGGGGCCTCCGCCGCTTTCGCCCCCTGGATCAACTACACCGAAGCCGGTGAAGCCTTCGCCAACCTGCGCCAGCGCAACCAGTTCGCCACGCTGACCAACATCGCACTGGCGGCGCTGTTGTGGTGGACGGTTCAGCCACGCCCGCTGGCGCGGCAGGCCGATGCCTACGGCGCGGCCTTGTTGATGGCCGTGGTCCTGGCGCTGGGGAATGCGGCCTCATCCTCCCGCACGGGGCTGCTGCAGCTTGTGATGCTGATCGCCTTGGTTGCCTGGTGGGGCGGCTGGCGCCTGGCTGCGGTGCGGCGCCTGTTGCTGGTGTTCTGCGGGGCCTACGCCGCTGCGTTGTGGGTGTTGCCGTGGGCCATCGGGCTCGACCCGTTATCGCACGGCGCCTGGGCTCGCATGCAGGCCGGTGACGCGATTTGCTCAAGTCGAATCACGCTCTGGCGCAACGTCTTGCATCTCATCAGCCTGCGCCCCTGGTTCGGCTGGGGCTGGGGCGAGCTCGATTACGCCCACTTCGTCACGCCATACGATGGCCCGCGTTTCTGCGACATCCTCGACAACGCGCACAACCTGCCGCTGCACCTCGCCGTGGAGTTGGGGATTCCGGTCGCGGTGACGGTGTGCGGCTTGTTGACCTGGCTCGTGCTGCGGGCGCGGCCTTGGCAGGAAACCGATCCGACGCGGCAGCTGGCCTGGGCGGTGCTCGCGCTGATCGGCCTGCACAGCCTGCTCGAATACCCACTTTGGTACGGTCCTTTCCAGATGGCCGTGGGCCTGTGCATCGTGCTGCTGTGGCCGCGCAGCGCCGAGCCGGCTTCTGAGAAAAAGAGGCGTTTGATGCAATGGAGCTGTGCGCTGATTGCTTCAATTTTGCTAGCGGCCTGCGCCTACACCGGCTGGGACTATCGCCGCATCAGCCAGATCTACCTGCCGCCGGAATCCCGCGCCGAGGCCTACCGTGGCGACACGCTGGCGAAGATTCGCGATTCCTGGCTGTTCAGCGAACAGGTGAAGTTCGCCGAACTCACCATCACGCCGCTCACCCCGCAGAACGCCGAGCACATGCATGCCCTGGCGGAAGACCTGCTGCACTTTTCGCCCGAACCGCGTGTCGTCGAGAAACTGATCGAGAGCGCGCTGCTGCTGCAGCGCTACGACGAGGCCCGGATCAACCTCGCGCGGTTCCGCGCGGCATTTCCCGATGCGCACGACCGGTGGGCGGCAACGCACCCGCTGCCGTTCTAG
- a CDS encoding cysteine hydrolase family protein has translation MHEVHMPQDILDRALARRGAIEVFRDIDPAKTALLVVDLQNGFMAPGQPCELANAREIVGNVNRIAGALRAAGGHVVWIRHTHVPGGGGNPWPRFVEFSAAGWGDALNAALVPGQEGHALHASLQTRPEDDIVDKTRFSAFIQGSSDLHERLQRRRIDTVIVTGTATNVCCESTARDAMMLNYKVHFIADANATRTDADHNATLANMLLWFADVRGTDQIIDLIEASQPAG, from the coding sequence ATGCATGAGGTCCATATGCCACAGGACATTCTCGACCGGGCCTTGGCGCGCCGAGGCGCGATCGAGGTCTTTCGCGACATCGATCCCGCGAAGACGGCGCTGCTGGTCGTGGACCTGCAGAACGGCTTCATGGCGCCGGGGCAACCCTGCGAGCTCGCCAACGCGCGCGAGATCGTCGGCAACGTGAACCGCATCGCGGGCGCGTTGCGCGCCGCCGGTGGCCACGTGGTCTGGATCCGGCATACCCATGTGCCCGGCGGAGGCGGCAACCCCTGGCCACGCTTCGTCGAATTCTCGGCGGCCGGTTGGGGCGACGCGCTCAACGCCGCGCTGGTGCCCGGCCAGGAAGGGCATGCGCTTCATGCCTCGCTGCAGACCCGCCCGGAGGACGACATCGTGGACAAGACGCGGTTCAGCGCGTTCATCCAGGGCTCGTCCGACCTGCACGAGCGGCTGCAGCGGCGCCGCATCGATACCGTGATCGTGACCGGCACCGCCACCAACGTCTGCTGCGAGTCCACCGCGCGCGATGCCATGATGCTCAACTACAAGGTGCATTTCATTGCCGACGCCAACGCCACGCGCACCGATGCCGACCACAACGCCACCTTGGCCAACATGCTGCTGTGGTTCGCCGACGTGCGCGGCACCGACCAGATCATCGACCTCATCGAGGCCTCGCAGCCCGCCGGCTGA
- a CDS encoding CaiB/BaiF CoA transferase family protein — protein sequence MSAAHSLAPAGKGALHGIRVLDLSSVVLGPLTTQMLADMGADVIKVEAPQGDLARSVGPARNKGMASVFLACNRNKRSLVLDLKHPGARDVLDTLVHGSDVLVHSVRADAAERIGIDAARLQQLNPRLVHAHVKGFSDVGPCAGLPAFDDIIQAASGLAQLQAIYTGEPRYVPALLADKTTALYAAYAIMTALFHRERSGRGQAVDVPMFETMAAFNLLEHLWGHTFEPPLEDMVYGSIRAGVRKPFRTQDAHIALVPYTDAQWLRCFEVIGRPELREDPRFATLAARVRHHTVVMAELERAMATRTTADWVAILRAADIPAMPIQSLQDLPRDPQLLANGLWQLMDHPSEGKLRFPGVPYTLSETPGGIRMLAPRLGEHTADVLAEFGFGAAQIGALVADGVVAPLG from the coding sequence ATGAGCGCCGCACACTCCCTCGCGCCAGCCGGCAAGGGCGCGCTGCACGGCATTCGGGTGCTGGACCTGTCCTCCGTGGTGCTCGGCCCGCTGACCACGCAGATGCTGGCCGACATGGGCGCGGACGTGATCAAGGTCGAAGCCCCGCAGGGCGACCTGGCCCGCTCGGTCGGCCCGGCGCGCAACAAGGGCATGGCCTCGGTCTTCCTGGCCTGCAATCGCAACAAGCGCAGCCTGGTGCTGGACCTCAAGCACCCGGGCGCCCGCGACGTGCTCGACACGCTGGTGCACGGCAGCGACGTGCTGGTGCATTCGGTGCGCGCGGATGCCGCCGAACGCATCGGCATCGACGCGGCGCGGCTGCAGCAGCTCAACCCCCGGCTGGTGCATGCGCACGTCAAGGGGTTCTCGGACGTGGGGCCCTGCGCCGGGCTGCCGGCCTTCGACGACATCATCCAGGCCGCTTCCGGGCTCGCGCAACTGCAGGCCATCTACACCGGGGAGCCGCGCTACGTGCCGGCGCTGCTGGCCGACAAGACCACAGCGCTGTATGCCGCCTACGCGATCATGACCGCATTGTTCCACCGCGAGCGCAGCGGCCGGGGACAGGCCGTGGACGTGCCGATGTTCGAGACCATGGCCGCCTTCAACCTGCTCGAGCATCTCTGGGGCCATACCTTCGAGCCGCCGCTGGAGGACATGGTCTACGGCTCCATCCGCGCCGGTGTGCGCAAGCCCTTTCGCACGCAGGACGCGCACATCGCGCTGGTGCCCTACACCGACGCGCAGTGGTTGCGCTGCTTCGAGGTCATCGGCCGCCCGGAACTGCGCGAAGACCCGCGCTTCGCCACGCTGGCCGCGCGCGTGCGGCACCACACCGTGGTCATGGCCGAGCTGGAGCGCGCCATGGCCACGCGCACCACGGCCGACTGGGTGGCGATCCTTCGCGCTGCCGACATCCCGGCCATGCCGATCCAGTCGCTGCAGGACCTTCCTCGTGATCCCCAGCTCCTGGCCAACGGCCTGTGGCAACTGATGGACCATCCGAGCGAAGGCAAGCTGCGGTTTCCCGGCGTGCCCTACACCCTGTCGGAAACGCCCGGCGGCATTCGCATGCTGGCGCCGCGCCTGGGCGAGCACACAGCCGACGTGCTGGCCGAGTTCGGCTTCGGCGCAGCGCAGATCGGGGCGTTGGTGGCCGACGGCGTCGTCGCCCCGCTGGGCTGA
- a CDS encoding phage holin family protein yields the protein MKLILKWLLSAVALLLVAHLYSGVVVDSFTSALIASLVIGLLNTIVRPVLVVLTLPVTILTLGLFMFVINALMFWSASGLLGGFHVRGFGAALLGSLMYSALGVLIESALGRK from the coding sequence ATGAAACTGATCCTCAAATGGCTCCTGAGCGCCGTGGCCCTGCTGCTGGTGGCGCATCTGTACAGCGGCGTGGTGGTCGACAGCTTCACCTCGGCGCTGATCGCCTCGCTGGTGATCGGCCTGCTCAACACCATCGTGCGCCCGGTGCTGGTGGTGCTGACGCTGCCGGTCACCATCCTCACGCTCGGCCTGTTCATGTTCGTGATCAACGCGCTGATGTTCTGGTCGGCCTCCGGCCTGCTCGGCGGCTTCCACGTGCGCGGCTTCGGTGCCGCGCTGCTCGGCTCGCTGATGTATTCGGCCCTGGGCGTGCTGATCGAGTCGGCGCTCGGTCGCAAGTAA
- a CDS encoding IS481 family transposase codes for MNTHKNARLTYLRRLEMVQDLTKRGMSASDAGAKHGVSAVTARKWLARYLADSANGLLDKSSRPEKSPRAIEPHVALAIVKLRRKLCLQAYIASYMGVSKATVSRVLRRAGLSRLSDLRLNEPVQRYERENPGELLHIDIKKLGRFEQVGHRITGDRTQRARNVGWEYIFVAVDDHGRLAFTQVYPDETKISAGAFLRAAVAYFAGLRVPIQRVLTDNGMSFRSALFAEACLELGITQKFTRAYRPQTNGKAERFIQSALREWAYGHTYENSQQRCAALPIWTHFYNRHRPHHGIDLVAPISRLSMSRNNLLTLHI; via the coding sequence ATGAACACTCATAAGAATGCCCGATTGACCTACCTGCGTCGCTTGGAGATGGTCCAAGACCTCACAAAACGTGGCATGAGCGCATCAGATGCGGGCGCCAAGCATGGCGTCAGTGCCGTGACTGCACGCAAATGGCTGGCTCGCTACCTGGCAGACAGTGCCAATGGTCTGCTGGACAAGTCCTCGCGTCCCGAGAAGTCACCGCGCGCCATCGAGCCGCATGTCGCGCTGGCCATCGTGAAGCTGCGCCGCAAGCTGTGCCTGCAAGCCTATATCGCCTCGTACATGGGCGTGTCCAAGGCGACGGTCAGCCGTGTCCTGCGCCGAGCCGGGCTGTCGCGGCTAAGCGATCTGCGGCTCAACGAGCCTGTGCAACGGTACGAGCGCGAGAACCCCGGTGAGCTGCTGCACATCGACATCAAGAAGCTGGGGCGCTTCGAGCAGGTCGGCCACCGCATCACCGGGGACCGGACCCAGCGCGCCCGCAATGTCGGCTGGGAATACATCTTCGTGGCCGTGGACGACCACGGCCGGCTGGCCTTCACGCAGGTCTACCCCGACGAGACGAAGATCAGTGCCGGGGCGTTCCTGCGGGCCGCAGTCGCCTACTTCGCCGGCTTGCGCGTACCCATCCAACGCGTGCTCACTGACAACGGCATGTCGTTCCGATCGGCGCTGTTCGCTGAGGCGTGCCTGGAACTGGGCATCACCCAGAAGTTCACACGGGCCTACCGCCCTCAGACCAACGGCAAGGCCGAGAGGTTCATCCAATCTGCCCTGCGCGAGTGGGCCTATGGCCACACGTACGAGAACTCACAACAGCGCTGTGCGGCCTTGCCAATTTGGACTCATTTCTATAACCGGCACCGACCGCACCACGGCATTGATCTCGTGGCACCCATCTCTCGCCTCTCCATGTCTCGAAACAACCTCTTGACACTTCACATCTAG
- a CDS encoding M48 family metalloprotease — MLSIASLVLPSAPSRAQTSAPPASVSQLPTLGDGSDMTSAAERRLGERIAREIYRDPDYIDDPVLVEYVQTIWQALLDAARARGELSAELDQRFAWEIMMGRDRTINAFALPGGYLGLNLGLVGVVTSPDELASVLAHELSHVTQRHISRLMAQQGKQMPWLIGAMILGALAASKNPDAGNAMIVGGQAAVAQNGLNFSRDMEREADRVGFGVMTQAGFAPQGFVSMFEKLQQASRLNDNGAFPYLRSHPLTTERIADMQSRQVLDARPAAAPPNIPTGLVHAMMAARARVLTRPGIDVLRSWLADAQAMARGTVPVDARSVGVLYAGATAGLQQRDFVAARALAARLTALTAGDAPAQRLAKLLAAEVEWNAGDLAATAGFIDANAPGRPELILGSQLRVRTGQARQAATRLQTWVSLNPRDGTAWQLLASAYAAQGLLLRSVHAEAEMQVARLDYQAALDRFKAAQDLVRKPPPGAGPIDHIEASIIDTRTREVEAIVKEQAKEKPL, encoded by the coding sequence ATGTTGTCCATAGCAAGCCTCGTGCTGCCGTCCGCGCCGTCGCGGGCGCAGACGTCCGCCCCCCCGGCCTCGGTCTCCCAGCTCCCCACCCTCGGCGACGGCAGCGACATGACGAGCGCGGCGGAGCGCCGCCTGGGCGAACGCATCGCGCGCGAGATCTACCGCGATCCGGACTACATCGACGACCCGGTGCTGGTCGAGTACGTGCAGACCATCTGGCAGGCCCTGCTCGACGCGGCGCGTGCGCGCGGCGAGCTGTCGGCCGAGCTCGACCAGCGGTTCGCCTGGGAGATCATGATGGGCCGCGACCGCACCATCAATGCGTTTGCGCTGCCCGGTGGCTACCTGGGCCTGAACCTGGGGCTGGTGGGCGTGGTCACCAGCCCGGACGAACTGGCCTCGGTGCTGGCCCACGAGCTGAGCCACGTGACGCAGCGGCACATCTCCCGGTTGATGGCCCAGCAAGGCAAGCAGATGCCCTGGCTCATCGGCGCGATGATCCTGGGCGCGCTGGCCGCAAGCAAGAATCCGGACGCGGGCAACGCCATGATCGTCGGCGGCCAGGCCGCGGTGGCGCAGAACGGGCTGAATTTCTCGCGCGACATGGAGCGCGAGGCCGACCGCGTCGGCTTCGGCGTGATGACCCAGGCCGGCTTCGCGCCCCAGGGTTTCGTGAGCATGTTCGAAAAGCTGCAGCAGGCTTCGCGGCTCAACGACAACGGCGCCTTCCCGTACCTGCGCAGCCATCCGCTGACCACCGAGCGCATCGCCGACATGCAGTCGCGCCAGGTGCTGGATGCCCGGCCCGCGGCCGCACCACCCAACATCCCGACCGGTCTGGTGCACGCCATGATGGCGGCACGCGCCCGCGTGTTGACGCGCCCCGGCATCGACGTGCTGCGGTCGTGGCTGGCCGACGCGCAGGCCATGGCCCGCGGCACCGTGCCGGTCGATGCGCGCAGCGTCGGCGTGTTGTACGCCGGTGCGACCGCGGGCCTGCAGCAGCGTGACTTCGTCGCCGCGCGCGCGCTCGCGGCGCGGCTGACCGCACTGACCGCGGGCGACGCGCCGGCCCAGCGGCTGGCGAAGCTGCTGGCCGCCGAGGTGGAGTGGAACGCGGGCGATCTCGCCGCCACGGCGGGGTTCATCGACGCCAATGCGCCCGGCCGCCCGGAATTGATCCTGGGCTCGCAGCTGCGGGTGCGCACCGGCCAGGCGCGGCAGGCGGCCACACGGCTGCAGACCTGGGTGTCGCTGAACCCGCGCGACGGCACGGCCTGGCAACTGCTGGCCAGTGCCTACGCGGCGCAGGGCCTGCTGTTGCGCTCGGTGCATGCCGAGGCCGAGATGCAGGTGGCGCGGCTCGACTACCAGGCCGCGCTCGACCGCTTCAAGGCCGCGCAGGACCTGGTGCGCAAGCCCCCGCCCGGCGCCGGGCCGATCGACCACATCGAGGCCTCGATCATCGACACCCGCACGCGCGAGGTGGAGGCCATCGTCAAGGAACAGGCCAAGGAAAAGCCGCTGTAG
- a CDS encoding PglL family O-oligosaccharyltransferase yields the protein MSSFWLTVWATTLSCSWLLPNHYLPWTAFHTDAWSGLAFLGAAIVVLLRFKKPVEWHLSAVVVAVACFIPAIQHLAGLVLFAGQAWIVSLYLLGLLGALLLGQRWEQAQAGQLADGLLLAIGLASIVSVTLQLQTWLGLIDTGIFDIWTMGLSGARPYANLGQPNQLATLLLWGLLGGAWAVHTRRIGAIAFLSFAMFLLMGIALTQSRTAWIGLSFLVACTWYWRHLWRSRRLPWIATGLFICFWTINPLLHMLQEFLGFETSGEYFRQGPQGDLRFAAWELFSRAVTEHPWLGYGWTTVGRAQLSLAEAFPPLYPTFGHSHNLFLDFALWLGLPLGLLFSASLIWWSVRTFLKVSDAGSAILVMCLGAVGIHAMLEFPLNYAYFLLPAGAMAGILNQRGGGRVWETPRWSFLAILTIAALLLAVVIRDYFRVESSYREARFENARIGTLPIGQPPDVIVLDQLSENINFMRYDVKEGMSTSQLDALVKVATAYPGGGRSYKVAKALALNGRASDASRWLRTVCKISDPAECAVIQQVWARDAANNPLIAAVPWPTSK from the coding sequence ATGTCGAGTTTCTGGCTCACTGTATGGGCCACGACGCTTTCCTGCTCCTGGCTCCTGCCGAATCACTACCTGCCGTGGACAGCATTCCACACGGATGCGTGGAGCGGCCTTGCATTCCTTGGGGCCGCAATAGTCGTTTTGCTGCGGTTCAAGAAGCCTGTGGAATGGCATCTAAGTGCTGTTGTTGTGGCTGTGGCTTGTTTCATCCCTGCAATTCAGCACCTCGCAGGGTTGGTATTGTTTGCGGGCCAGGCCTGGATCGTTTCGCTCTATCTGCTTGGCTTGCTAGGTGCGCTGCTGCTCGGGCAGCGTTGGGAACAGGCTCAAGCCGGCCAGTTGGCCGATGGATTGCTCCTTGCCATCGGACTCGCATCCATCGTTTCGGTCACCTTACAGCTCCAGACCTGGCTCGGTTTGATCGATACCGGGATTTTCGATATCTGGACGATGGGTTTGAGCGGCGCCAGGCCTTATGCCAATCTTGGCCAGCCCAATCAGTTGGCTACGCTTCTGCTTTGGGGTCTGCTCGGCGGTGCATGGGCGGTTCATACACGACGCATTGGCGCCATCGCTTTTCTGTCATTTGCCATGTTTCTATTAATGGGCATTGCGTTGACGCAATCTCGTACCGCCTGGATCGGCCTGAGCTTTCTGGTGGCCTGTACTTGGTACTGGAGGCACCTTTGGCGCAGCAGGCGTCTGCCATGGATCGCTACCGGACTGTTTATTTGCTTCTGGACCATCAACCCCTTGTTGCACATGCTTCAAGAGTTTTTAGGTTTTGAAACTTCAGGCGAGTATTTTCGGCAAGGGCCCCAAGGCGACCTCAGGTTTGCCGCTTGGGAATTATTTTCCAGAGCAGTGACCGAGCATCCTTGGCTAGGCTACGGCTGGACGACTGTCGGGCGGGCGCAATTGAGCCTGGCTGAGGCGTTCCCTCCGCTTTATCCGACATTTGGACATTCCCACAATCTATTTTTGGATTTTGCACTGTGGCTAGGTTTGCCGCTTGGCCTTCTTTTTTCTGCTTCACTGATTTGGTGGTCTGTGCGTACCTTCCTCAAGGTTTCAGACGCAGGAAGCGCGATTCTGGTGATGTGTCTGGGTGCAGTCGGTATTCACGCGATGCTCGAATTTCCGTTGAATTACGCCTATTTCCTGCTCCCGGCCGGTGCAATGGCTGGCATTTTGAACCAGCGTGGGGGCGGGCGTGTGTGGGAAACGCCGCGCTGGAGCTTTTTGGCCATATTGACAATCGCAGCCTTGCTTCTCGCCGTGGTCATTCGCGACTATTTTCGAGTTGAATCCAGTTACCGTGAAGCCAGGTTTGAAAACGCTCGTATTGGCACCTTGCCAATCGGCCAACCACCCGATGTGATCGTGCTCGATCAACTGAGTGAAAACATCAATTTCATGCGGTACGACGTTAAAGAGGGGATGTCAACCTCTCAGCTTGATGCATTGGTCAAGGTCGCCACGGCTTATCCGGGGGGCGGCCGCTCTTACAAAGTTGCAAAAGCGCTGGCGTTGAATGGCCGCGCCTCAGACGCATCCAGATGGCTGCGGACCGTGTGCAAAATTTCGGACCCAGCGGAGTGCGCGGTGATCCAACAGGTGTGGGCACGGGATGCCGCCAACAATCCTTTGATCGCCGCCGTACCTTGGCCGACCTCTAAATAG
- a CDS encoding pilin has protein sequence MKRSLQQGFTLIELMIVVAIIGILAAVALPAYQDYTVRAKVSEVILAASSAKTSLSEYAQVNGQMPSDTSSVDTQSSAFVTSVTYARTNASVGVVTVTASAKEPKISGKTLTLTGTLGSTGQVSWVCGPGATSGIDVKYLPASCKP, from the coding sequence ATGAAGCGTTCTCTGCAACAAGGTTTCACCCTCATCGAGTTGATGATCGTCGTGGCGATCATCGGTATTTTGGCTGCCGTGGCTTTGCCGGCTTATCAGGATTACACGGTGCGGGCGAAGGTGTCTGAAGTGATTCTGGCCGCTTCATCGGCAAAAACTTCGCTGTCCGAATACGCTCAGGTCAATGGTCAAATGCCCTCCGACACAAGCTCCGTTGACACGCAATCATCTGCTTTCGTGACCAGCGTCACGTATGCTCGGACCAATGCATCTGTCGGCGTGGTTACGGTCACGGCTTCGGCAAAAGAACCAAAGATCAGTGGCAAAACGTTGACCCTGACGGGGACATTGGGGAGCACGGGCCAAGTCTCTTGGGTGTGTGGACCAGGCGCGACTTCTGGTATCGACGTGAAGTATCTACCTGCAAGCTGCAAACCCTGA